The following proteins are encoded in a genomic region of Saccharopolyspora antimicrobica:
- a CDS encoding winged helix-turn-helix transcriptional regulator, translating to MRSDPTTTEREVPVRSAGPKARIPDCPLARTAETVGPWWTLEILHEVFDGHTRSATIERNLETPADVLQDRLADLVAKGLLETADDTADPRDREYRLTELGRSLRPLLLVVAAWGNHRLAPEDRSLVLVDARTGVAVEPVVVDGLTGRRIDTADYVFARGPKASAPIIARYPAVPQG from the coding sequence GTGCGAAGCGATCCGACCACCACCGAGCGCGAGGTGCCGGTGCGCTCGGCCGGCCCGAAGGCGCGCATTCCCGATTGCCCGCTGGCGCGCACGGCCGAGACCGTCGGTCCGTGGTGGACGCTGGAGATCCTGCACGAGGTCTTCGACGGCCACACCCGCTCGGCGACGATCGAGCGGAACCTGGAAACGCCCGCCGACGTGCTGCAGGACCGGCTGGCCGACCTGGTCGCGAAGGGCCTGCTCGAAACCGCCGACGACACCGCGGACCCGCGGGACCGGGAGTACCGCCTCACCGAGCTCGGCCGCTCGCTGCGCCCGCTGCTGCTCGTCGTGGCGGCCTGGGGCAACCACCGCCTGGCCCCGGAGGACCGCAGCCTCGTCCTGGTCGACGCCAGGACCGGCGTCGCGGTGGAGCCGGTCGTGGTGGACGGGTTGACCGGACGGCGGATCGACACCGCCGACTACGTCTTCGCCAGGGGTCCCAAGGCAAGCGCGCCGATCATCGCGCGCTACCCGGCGGTTCCGCAGGGGTGA
- a CDS encoding pyridoxal phosphate-dependent aminotransferase: MSPDILSAAGSIPSSCLHSIFHAAERKEQETGVGVVKLHVGDPYFSPSGNVADEFVAAVRRGDTKYTGPEGLPALRAAAVDKLREDNGVDSAVSRLLISPGSAQGLAALLQSLAEPGAEILLPELHWPVHLQQSLLAGFQPVLYPLGAGFRPDPERIAAAASPRTRVLLINSPANPTGVVLEREEIAALLELARSRGWHVISDEAYEHFCYEREHLSVASLERDVPVDERIVHSVFTFSKSFAMTGYRLGYVALANDRAADVMKVVQEANIIGTSTPVQHAGIAALSSRADAAATNRKLVQRNRDAVLPQLVQAGLLNELPAGGWYAMLDVARTGLDSEEFALRLLESKGVAVVAGNGFAMRPDVDERGHIRSHDFAPWARHLIRIAFCVDPAELETGVQRLLEFVGERG; the protein is encoded by the coding sequence GTGAGTCCAGACATCCTGTCCGCCGCCGGCTCCATTCCCTCGTCGTGCCTGCACAGCATCTTCCACGCAGCGGAGCGCAAGGAGCAGGAGACCGGGGTCGGCGTGGTGAAGCTGCACGTCGGCGACCCGTACTTCAGCCCGTCCGGCAACGTCGCCGACGAGTTCGTCGCCGCGGTGCGCCGCGGGGACACGAAGTACACCGGTCCCGAGGGCCTCCCCGCGCTGCGCGCCGCCGCGGTCGACAAGCTCCGCGAGGACAACGGGGTGGACAGCGCGGTCTCCCGGCTGCTGATCTCGCCGGGCTCCGCCCAGGGTCTGGCCGCCCTGCTGCAGTCGCTCGCCGAGCCCGGGGCCGAGATCCTGCTGCCGGAACTGCACTGGCCGGTCCACCTGCAGCAGAGCCTGCTCGCCGGCTTCCAGCCGGTGCTGTACCCGCTCGGCGCCGGATTCCGGCCCGATCCGGAGCGGATCGCGGCCGCCGCGAGCCCGCGCACCCGAGTGCTGCTGATCAACTCGCCGGCCAACCCGACCGGCGTCGTGCTGGAGCGCGAGGAGATCGCCGCCCTGCTGGAGCTGGCCCGCAGCCGGGGCTGGCACGTCATCAGCGACGAGGCCTACGAGCACTTCTGCTACGAGCGCGAGCACCTCTCGGTCGCCTCGCTGGAACGCGATGTGCCGGTCGACGAGCGCATCGTGCACAGCGTGTTCACCTTCTCCAAGAGCTTCGCGATGACCGGCTACCGGCTGGGGTACGTGGCGCTGGCCAACGACCGCGCCGCCGACGTCATGAAGGTCGTGCAGGAGGCCAACATCATCGGCACCTCGACCCCGGTGCAGCACGCGGGGATCGCCGCGCTGAGCAGCCGGGCCGACGCCGCGGCCACCAACCGCAAGCTGGTGCAGCGCAACCGGGACGCGGTGCTGCCACAGCTGGTCCAGGCCGGGCTGCTGAACGAGCTGCCCGCCGGCGGGTGGTACGCGATGCTGGACGTGGCCCGGACCGGCCTGGACTCCGAGGAGTTCGCGCTGCGGCTGCTGGAGAGCAAGGGCGTCGCGGTGGTGGCGGGCAACGGGTTCGCGATGCGTCCCGACGTCGACGAGCGGGGGCACATCCGCTCCCACGACTTCGCGCCGTGGGCTCGGCACCTGATCCGGATCGCCTTCTGCGTCGACCCCGCGGAACTCGAGACCGGGGTGCAACGACTGCTGGAGTTCGTCGGCGAACGCGGCTGA
- a CDS encoding cytochrome P450: protein MSQPALGERSLDLTDPVTFVDNDVHGFWQEVRAQRPVHWHEPTDRHPGFWVVARYSDIQPLFHAEALSSARGNVLDVVLRGDDSAGGSMLAVTDPPRHRPLRNLMWSAFTPRVLGEVVEQIRQRTDRLVSAVVELDEFDFAAEIADQVPINTICDLLSVPVEDRAELLQWNKMALSSDRADSSELDAISARNEIVLYFMELAQERRDDPGEDVISMLATTEVEGRLLTVEELAVNCYSLILGGDETSRVSAICAVLALIENPEQWRALRTGEVSVESAVEEVLRWSSPAMHLARTATRDFDIDGTKVRSGDIVTLWTISANNDETVFADPRRFTLSRSPNKHLSFGHGPHYCLGAFLGRAELNALLSALVARVGRMEQRGVPRPIFSNFLNGYESLPVHFESR from the coding sequence ATGAGTCAGCCCGCTCTCGGTGAACGTTCCCTGGACCTCACCGACCCGGTCACCTTCGTCGACAACGACGTCCACGGGTTCTGGCAAGAGGTCCGCGCCCAACGCCCCGTCCACTGGCACGAACCCACCGACCGGCACCCCGGTTTCTGGGTGGTCGCGCGGTACTCCGACATCCAGCCGCTGTTCCACGCCGAAGCCCTGAGCTCGGCCAGGGGCAACGTGCTCGACGTCGTGCTGCGCGGCGACGACTCCGCGGGCGGGAGCATGCTGGCGGTCACCGACCCGCCGCGCCACCGGCCGCTGCGCAACCTCATGTGGAGCGCGTTCACCCCGCGGGTGCTCGGCGAGGTCGTCGAGCAGATCCGGCAGCGCACCGACAGGTTGGTTTCCGCGGTGGTCGAGCTGGACGAGTTCGACTTCGCCGCCGAGATCGCCGACCAGGTCCCGATCAACACGATCTGCGACCTGCTGTCGGTCCCCGTCGAGGACCGCGCGGAACTGCTGCAGTGGAACAAGATGGCGCTGTCGTCCGACCGCGCAGACAGCAGCGAGCTCGACGCGATCAGCGCCCGCAACGAGATCGTCCTCTACTTCATGGAACTGGCGCAGGAGCGGCGGGACGACCCGGGCGAGGACGTCATCAGCATGCTCGCCACCACGGAGGTCGAAGGCCGCCTGCTCACCGTCGAAGAACTCGCGGTCAACTGCTACAGCCTCATCCTCGGCGGCGACGAGACGTCCCGGGTGTCGGCGATCTGCGCGGTGCTCGCCCTGATCGAGAACCCGGAGCAGTGGCGCGCCCTGCGCACCGGAGAGGTCTCCGTCGAGTCGGCGGTGGAGGAAGTCCTGCGCTGGTCGTCACCGGCGATGCACCTCGCCCGCACCGCCACCCGGGACTTCGACATCGACGGGACGAAGGTGCGCAGCGGCGACATCGTGACGTTGTGGACCATCTCGGCCAACAACGACGAGACCGTCTTCGCGGACCCGCGCCGCTTCACGCTGTCCCGGTCGCCCAACAAGCACCTCTCGTTCGGCCACGGCCCCCACTACTGCCTGGGCGCCTTCCTCGGCCGCGCCGAGCTCAACGCGTTGCTGAGCGCTCTGG
- a CDS encoding flavin reductase family protein, which translates to MPDPMTGTVRRAPVDAAQFRSLMTTHPAGVAVVTTAGPDGEPWGMTCSSVCSVSLLPPTLLVCLRTGSPTLASLLQRSAFAVNLLHEGAESTATLFASGAPDRFDRVDWVREPGTGVPQLVEDAHTVANCQVGETLPVGDHIVVFGEVVDVTTHATLPPRPLLYGMRRYWSLNDVPTPRGPGTSG; encoded by the coding sequence ATGCCGGATCCCATGACCGGCACCGTCAGACGTGCACCGGTCGACGCGGCGCAGTTCCGCTCTCTCATGACCACGCACCCGGCGGGCGTCGCCGTCGTCACGACGGCGGGGCCGGACGGTGAGCCGTGGGGAATGACCTGCTCGTCGGTGTGCAGCGTCTCGCTGCTGCCGCCGACGCTGCTGGTGTGCTTGCGCACCGGGAGCCCGACGCTGGCGTCGCTGCTCCAGCGGTCCGCGTTCGCCGTCAACCTGCTGCACGAGGGGGCGGAGTCGACGGCGACGCTGTTCGCCTCCGGAGCACCGGACCGGTTCGACCGGGTCGACTGGGTCCGGGAACCGGGGACCGGGGTGCCGCAGCTCGTCGAGGACGCCCACACGGTGGCGAACTGCCAGGTCGGGGAAACGCTGCCCGTCGGCGACCACATCGTGGTCTTCGGCGAGGTCGTCGACGTGACGACGCACGCGACCCTGCCTCCGCGCCCGCTGCTGTACGGGATGCGCCGGTACTGGTCGCTGAACGACGTCCCGACCCCGCGCGGCCCTGGAACCAGCGGCTGA